In Mya arenaria isolate MELC-2E11 chromosome 1, ASM2691426v1, the genomic stretch CATGTTCACTAACGGTCTTGAGTCAGAGTTTCACAGTATCTAAAATGCAAGGATCATCGTCGTAACATGCCTTTCACTTTTTGTAAGGAATAAGAAGTACGCAGAGGCAGCGAGGATGGCAAAACATAGGCGTACGtaatttaccattttaattttaatcttattttacagCTGCCAAAATATGCTCGATGATATCTACGGACATGTATGGAATACACAGGCGGTTTGTTATTGGTTACAAACTAAGACTCACTGCTCTTCCGAGCTTGCTCGAGTTTAAAGCATTCACCTATACTTAAgtacaatgcattttttttcacagGCATTCCGACTTCTGACAAAAGTATATCTTACCTGCGACGTACACGGTATTTATAAAATCAACCTACAATGCGAACTTTCAATTACGTAGCctattgttataatatttaatacagCAATTTAATAGATGCATccgaataaaattaaaactgttttgcaGTCACACGTTAGAAATCATTTAATTAGAATAAGTAATCAGAAGTTTGTCACGtaacgccaacgctcacttgactttcgtgatagttcctccagtaaccaaccaacaactgttcaagtgttctaagtctttattgttcaacgttctttctaagtataataatcagtatataatacagcatgacatttaaggtaatcccacatcctaactgccgtccattaaggacccaaggccgcgttGCTTGCCTTGCCTAAGCCAACTGTCCTTTTACATCCAAAATCATTtctcttatactaatttgtggtctgaatatgacagctttacaacccaaggaatacacgtttttgtaattaacatgaccattttgtacatttgtaccaggtcggctgtcaaccattttcatattcaaatgtcaatcaaatatgccctacattactaaacatacagtatgtagacacatatccatttaattaaatcttaattatatcttaaatataacgtattacgtcacattctattctgttacgtgacattcgtccttttttatcaagatttttaagaaaatctttgcgtcaaccccaaacaatggttataattgaatagataaataaaatcgtaAGTAAATATGTTTCTCAACCCCAAAcaggtaaataataataaaaaaaataaaaaagtaattccgacaaaaaaaagatacgcaaaagaaaatctgtgcctaaatcccaaacaatgatgatcaagttgtattttcgacaaaaaaatacgcaaaagaaaatctgtgcctaaatcccaaacaatgatatcaaattgtatagATACGTATAGATACCGTTCCTTTTTAATGCAAGATTTTCTTTTCGTAAGCAATAGAAAGTAAACTGACacgttatttgtcaaaatgtctgaCTTAATATAGACTAATTGGTAATTAGCCCTcaggtaattaataaacatagttaacaattagaaaataacactgCAGATTGAGTACAAGTAATTAACCCTGACAGTACTGTTGTCAAATTTGGTAtttagtcaatgttttatgtagcgctgcttttcatgttatcattctgaagacagggaatcatcgttgttgttgttgctgctgccgtGTTGTTGTAGATGTAGAGTTTATAGCTAAGGGGTTGTTTGATTGTAGAATGTCCCCACCGACTCGAAATGTTCTGCCATTATACGACTGCTAATTCTTGAAGTGTACTTAGATAGATGTGTGCAAGTGTTCATGTTATCGAAGATGCTAACGATCTCAAGTTggtgttgtccatcacacaGGAATCATCACGGTCCTAAAGACTTGATCATGTGACGTCAAGCCGAGCACAGGTCATACGAGAATGTGTGCTTAGCTCCTCTGGATATTCCGAAGTGTAACCAATTGGTTAGCACATCACATACGCAATATCAGAATATAGTTCGATCCTTTATGAAACACCGATGACCACTTAACACCATATCGCCACTAGGTATATTATCTCGATATCCGCTGAAGAAGTATGTTGACATTGACTGTTCGTATCACGTGACATATTACCTGTACTTCTTAAAACCTTTCATTGACATAGGTGTTGCTATTACCATGAACTTAATATGTTCAAGCaggcttatattttgaaagtgtccccattgataattaattactgtatctGTGCGTAAGTATtcgtatgtttgatttaatgaatgtttgacctaagttgggttttttttgtgaaacgttttgtttttcatgaacaacattttattttattaagaaccttttttatgcaatattttacaaagcttatATGTTAGCTTTACCACACTAAAACACCCATTTATTCAACATGTGCATTACTTCCGTTCTGTCCTGCTTATCAGCAGATATCTAACAGATATTTCGAACAAGATTGAAGATTCggtatgtttatcatttgacaacttttaatctcataattattccattattttaagaaaactaatacataagtgattcaattaatttattaaataactcacACCCTAATGTGACTTCACAGGAGTccaacaattttgttgaaattcaatatcttgaacgtaTCATCTCCAATCACTTTTAAGAAACCTGGTCTTTCTTGACCActatctttgtttatctttgtacaCCTTCATAGTTATAAGAAAGCTAAACTCTAGCTTAACATGTTACCATCATGCTTATCATCGGATAACTTACAACTTTATAATTGattcattagttttaccaaactaatctgtgagttacttaaataatttaattagattacttactacctaacaaacaattttattagtgatttcgaaattgaaaattacttgCCGTATTCAGGCGATACACTTTATTTAATgacatctaaaaaaaaatactttttattttgcatgCTTTCTCTCTCAGACCTTTCTATGatccaaacaatgatttatttatatgatttttaaaactttaaaaccatcaccaatttactcaaaattatatagtatgatatattgacaaaatactacCATTATTTACACGACTATAAACTTACTTAATgttaatgatttcatatcattaatgtcaagttAATTACAGGTAACATTGCATTCATTTACCTATCTGAtgtgtttgacaattatttacagTTACATGACAACTGAAGTAAGGAAACCTGCCATTTGTCTCCTTCTTCgacataaaaaatatctcattttgtATTACCTTCAGTGTTTGCACTAAACCCTGAgtataagtcattattttttgtatttatgcaactttcattaatgttagacctgctaaataagtttactcaaacttcttttaattacatttctttccatgttaattattcaattaatgtcCTTAAATGACTTAGTTTTCGTTTTCATCTAGTTAGTCaataatgtacttaaatgatttAGTTCAATACATGACAAGCTCTTCGTTTGCATTTAACGTTGTTAAGTCAGAAATTAGATTACTTAGGGGTTCTTTCAAAAGAACAGCTTGGCtctgattgcatttattatccaaaactttaaaaatttTCCCTGTTAAATATCCCAAAATTATAGCAACACATGTCATATCTAGGcaagaaatacaaagtaataaaacgtcACTAACTTTTGTCCCGTGGCCTGGTCGCGCTGCAATGTCCATAGTCACTCGAACCGCAGTTGTCATCATGTacctttttcttcttcataTCAAATGTGATCCAATAGTCATAAGTACTCCCCCGTTGTGTTCCACGTCAACCCTGTTCTTGAATATCTTCGGTCAGCAGGCGCCAAACTTTTACGTGTCACGtaacgccaacgctcacttgactttcgtgatagttcctccagtaaccaaccaacaactgttcaagtgttctaagtctttattgttcaacgttctttctaagtataataatcagtatataatacagcatgacatttaaggtaatcccacatcctaactgccgtccattaaggacccaaggccgcgttGCTTGCCTTGCCTAAGCCAACTGTCCTTTTACATCCAAAATCATTtctcttatactaatttgtggtctgaatatgacagctttacaacccaaggaatacacgtttttgtaattaacatgaccattttgtacatttgtaccaggtcggctgtcaaccattttcatattcaaatgtcaatcaaatatgccctacattactaaacatacagtatgtagacacatatccatttaattaaatcttaattatatcttaaatataacgtattacgtcacattctattCTGTTACGTGACAAGTTTGATTGACTCAAAGTTCTTTGTTTGATGTggtatgtttacaaaaatgacCAATATGATTCTTGCGTACAATGCCAGAAAGTACTAAGTGacattaaaggcctagtttaaggaatgtttggcaagataatcccctgctgtgcattttttctaattgcactggtgtcacagtaggggcctaTTTCCTGTGTAtccgtttattggctcagggtcATTTAGGGTCCagttctataataaaacctcccaaactgcacaacaggatactcagatcagagatcggataagagggatcaagagGGGCAAgtagataaagatcaatacacagaggctGTGTACTGCACACAGATTTGGGGTGGGGGTCACTTATataaggcttaaactaggcctttaagataAAGAAGGTTTGCGGACATGTTTGCATGATGTTAGCGTTAGCGTTATCAGGTTACCTTGGTTACTCCAATTGCTCCtacattttcactgtaagaggTGGTCCCGTTTCCGGATCCCCACGCCCCCGCCAAAATACAGCCAATCCCCTCGATGCCAATCCCACGGTTGACTGCGTGTGTTGGAGGGGGCGGAGCTCCAGACAGTCTTGCGCATGCGTAGTAATCGCCAACTGACTCGATCATTGAGGCAAGGACTCCTGCTAACATGCCGAATACGCTGGCGACACTTACGGTTGGCAGTCCCCATTGTCCTAAATGGGGAAATGAAGTATGTGGCCATTTCTTTTAAgtattgatatataatttaatagCTTTGCTTGAAATTACATACTTTACTTAGGTTGTTTTATCGTCAATAAGAAACAAATTCTTCCTAGCCTATTTCCCTTTCCCAGACATGCACCAAGTGATCAGGAACCTTCCAGATATATCCATCAGGTGGTTAATATAATgctaatatattatatgttgcAGCAAGAAAATTTATAATTGGTTATAATGTCagtaatttaaataaactaaCGCGAGTCCTCTATACCTGGATACGGAAATCTAAACCACTTGGACTTTTGCAATACGTCTATTTCCGTGTCTGTGCGTGCGACATGACCCCATTTGGTTGGGTCGCTTGGCAGAACATCAGTAGCTGTAAGGATTGCGCAGATCACCCAAGATATCACCATTGATAGAAGAACCTAAAATGGACATATACTGATAACCAGCagtcatttgagaaaatatcataaatgcattttggaaTGGGGATAATTCAGTAGCACAAACTTAATCACGTTTTGAaaagtgcaacactgtcaactcCCCCCGTCCCCCTGTAACACCGATTCAAAAGATATTCCATCTATTAGTCATTGAGACCTGTAAAATGAAcaagaacagaaaaaaatacatacattgtggatgatttttttatggaaaatgcatacatgttaAAATTGTCATAGTATTACTTCTGATAAGATAGGTGTATGAAATTTACCTTtcatataatatcatatatatgtaatatcatTTTGACAGTATCTCTTGTCAAttaatgattttgattgttcactttgttaatatgtatgttatctCGGTTATTATTGTCAGTCATTTCTGAATTCAACTCACCGGAAATAACGTAAATATCGGCAGACCACGTTTTCGACAACCAGCACGTCCAATTGTAAAACACGGCACCTTTATGTCACGTAGATACTGACTAAATAGTGTGATCAGAAATATGGTGCTGCAAATTGACAAACgaaatacaattgtttgtttttttgctaaGAAACAGCAAAAGTTTGGATtagtttttttatagtttatctCGGCATAACATAAGTCAAGACAATGAAGTAAAAGCAGTCTAGGAAGGGTTGAAACTGTTCGACACTTTCAACGTCCATTAGCACCGGCTTTTTCGTGAATCATAAAGTGGTTTTAAATGATCCCGAAGGATCaacaaaacttaacaataatacaatgtaccATGAAAACTGCAGGGAAAAGCCCTGTTATGAAATACTCAAATGCAAACCTTATTTAGAGACACAATGCAAGGGACCAAACTACACTGACCGGATAATACAATTGTGCAAACACCAcgaacagaccacacacgcatcgaaatactttattaataaatgattgattaccgccttggaaaggtcagtgaaacacgagttcaccAGAAAACGAGTTTACTCGGGGTTTCAACAAGAGTGTATGgcttaaaatgataaacaattacaaaatttaaaatgtaagcCCCATCAGAGCCAGCATCAACTTGCAAAGGATTTAATTAAACCGGTGCAACATTCAAGACGGAGTACTCACGTTATTGCGATCCACCATTGTGTTGACGCCATGTCAGATCCAGTCTTGAAGAGGGAGAGTCCCACCAAGGATATTGTAGGGGTGATAGCTAGTGGTCCGATGAATCTTAGTACAAACCCCATCAAACCACTGAAGCCAATAACGACTTGGAAAATGGATGCAACCATGATGGCCCCTTGTATCTGAAAGTTTAAAGGACATATGGCTCACTTAAGCATAAGGCAGTCAAAAACAGCAACGCAAAATCGAGTCTACATATTTGTTACTGAAAGTTTAATAAAAGTTGATAACATCggaaagtaaacatttaaactatAACCTCTCGTATACGTTCCATCCACATATCCCTGTGCGCCTCGCTTCCAACCTCTGGTAGGGCTAGCGCTGTGAAGTTGACTGCCTCGCCATCTGAAACAGTTAAGGTACATATTTGTttcgttttaaaacaataaacatttaaccttttttgtttattattagaTTACAGTTGTGACAAACCAAATTCTTATACtctaatacaatataaatgcattttactgTGGAAGATGACGACGAGTAAAGAAATGTTGGGAGAGTACTAATTACATTTACCATAAGCGTACATACTACATCGCTCCATGTGTTTCTTAATTACAACTAAGTCTTAATACAGTGTTACAGAGTCTAGCTGTTCCTCATCATAATTGTATTCTGGAAACGCAGTTCATCATGATCTTATAATACAACTAATTCGTACGAACTAGCAGTCTCACGTTGTTTAAGGTTGTACAGATCTACATGTGTacgcatttttttcaattttgggAATAACTCTTAACGAAGACAGAATTCCTCTCGCATAACTGTTCTTCGTTACACAACTACGTACGTACATTTCTCCCTGAGAGGTGTATAGGGACACCCCCATTGATTCATGATGGCAATGGTTGGGGCCACGAAGGTGAAAGTCCCGCCTTGCACTATGGGCAGTCTGAAGGTGCAAGTTGATCAGATCAAACGATGTACGAGTTACCGTGAAATTTCACAGTCACACatataatatttcacttatttCACACATATAATTCTAATAAAGTGAGTTATTTCTTAAGTGAAAACACCGGACGTACTTTGATCATCCCTGACAAACAACCTCCAACAAGTGACCAGGTTGAGTGTGTCTCTTCTTCGAGCCATGTTCGAGCCTTTAAGTATACCAAGCGCCAGGTAACATTGTATTTTCTCTTTATCTTATCGCGTTAAGACGCCACCTCTTTTACCAAAAGCGCTACCTTTGAGCATTTTGAGCGGTAAAGACAGCGTAGGACAGTCCTTGGATTTTGCACACATTAATGAAGTAATAAATTTAGTaatgaaattattcaaattattcaaatagTATTTTCATTGTGCAATGCATTTTTTCAGCAATGCTCTTTCTGCACATATCAAAAACGTTAGTAAATAAACcgtttttattgtaatatggctataaaatgtttatcttaaacaaagaaaattcATGCCTGGTGATGAATCAATCTACCTAACACCAAACGTTGTCTGCAGCAGAGTCGCCAGGCCGGACACGAAGAAGATTGTGCCAATCAGCTCGCTGAGGCCAACCTTGTCCCTATCCATACAGAAGTGGCTGCTCAACAGAATAGGGACCGATATGAGTGCCCCGACAGCGGTCAAGTTGTGCTGGAAAtggaaaacaaacaccaaccTTATTTAAACAAGCTGCATATAAATAACgatacaaatattataaataatctagtattaattgatgtttatattatttagaggttatttaattatttgttacgAAATATAATGCATAAGCGACCGTGTCCTATAAATCCTACCGG encodes the following:
- the LOC128230742 gene encoding solute carrier family 23 member 1-like, producing MQRKHLREETHSGNVSEEDTELKNGVLYSVEDTPPWYLCILLGFQHNLTAVGALISVPILLSSHFCMDRDKVGLSELIGTIFFVSGLATLLQTTFGVRLPIVQGGTFTFVAPTIAIMNQWGCPYTPLREKYGEAVNFTALALPEVGSEAHRDMWMERIREIQGAIMVASIFQVVIGFSGLMGFVLRFIGPLAITPTISLVGLSLFKTGSDMASTQWWIAITTIFLITLFSQYLRDIKVPCFTIGRAGCRKRGLPIFTLFPVLLSMVISWVICAILTATDVLPSDPTKWGHVARTDTEIDVLQKSKWFRFPYPGQWGLPTVSVASVFGMLAGVLASMIESVGDYYACARLSGAPPPPTHAVNRGIGIEGIGCILAGAWGSGNGTTSYSENVGAIGVTKVGSVRVVQVGGIVMLLLGCLGKFGALFATIPAPVIGGMFMVTFGMVTAVGITNLQYVDLNSSRNIFILGLSLFFGLSAPFWVANNPTAINTGSTVADQIFSVLLSTSMFVGGFIGFVLDNTIPGTPKERGLLDWRKLSSGTAESQNARMHIYDLPLIQTYLDNISWLKYVPFCPNFMNKRDQHKEREGNGVEMKEDVFPKNKNGIDNVAIVLDNGIGTKL